From one Nitrospinota bacterium genomic stretch:
- a CDS encoding type II secretion system protein: MFNGLRRRAAFTLIEIIGVLAVLSILAAMILPNVIQEINRASGDAEENNLKTIAAGLENYITQYRVIPGTMVVAASGTIGTYPYLPAVPDWSTAIASATGLALAKVTTNERGNTRYYYWDANGFPTIPFSQGSDGAGALTGTQTRPRIIIVSSVGANITGPASGSMVNTNFQALWDWDGYTVTSLTTAGITGISTSEQAKDVRMQRINLDHMFNTISLSNRKSTSPGRTSFVAAASGTVQPVITVSGSATAPLTVSTLRYNVYAFQTNSPDTSGTPISVAISSGAASFGTVATANAGSGGFVDSGGCLKNGGSCATGVGATCTGATGWCMSGLTASAPLNVTMTLTHPLYAIWVANTVYFTGQVVSSSPYNGFYYIASVGGTSAATAPAWPVAAGSTVVDNTVTWMTVSATSASASGTVDVEVDYSATTGYSLDDDGLKAINVDVPATIYALEKTKLNLYERDTSTTPISVYFVNASDSFWFSPGPPAMWGR, translated from the coding sequence ATGTTCAACGGACTTCGCCGCCGTGCGGCCTTTACGCTGATAGAAATAATAGGCGTGCTGGCCGTGCTGTCCATTCTTGCGGCGATGATCCTGCCAAACGTGATACAGGAGATCAACCGGGCCTCCGGCGACGCGGAGGAAAATAACCTTAAGACAATAGCGGCGGGTCTTGAGAATTATATAACCCAATACAGGGTGATCCCGGGGACAATGGTTGTTGCGGCTTCGGGCACAATAGGAACGTATCCATACCTCCCTGCGGTTCCTGATTGGTCAACAGCAATAGCAAGCGCCACAGGACTTGCGTTGGCAAAGGTGACCACTAATGAAAGAGGAAACACCAGATATTATTATTGGGATGCCAATGGTTTCCCCACCATTCCTTTTTCGCAAGGATCGGATGGAGCAGGAGCGCTTACCGGCACGCAAACCCGCCCAAGGATAATAATAGTATCAAGTGTGGGGGCTAATATAACCGGGCCTGCAAGTGGCAGCATGGTCAACACCAACTTCCAGGCACTATGGGATTGGGACGGATACACTGTGACCTCTCTTACAACAGCCGGTATAACAGGGATAAGCACCAGCGAACAGGCCAAAGATGTGCGGATGCAGCGGATCAACCTTGATCACATGTTCAACACAATCTCACTTAGCAACCGCAAGAGCACGTCGCCAGGAAGGACCAGTTTTGTTGCTGCGGCGAGCGGCACGGTTCAACCTGTAATAACAGTTTCCGGCAGCGCAACGGCCCCACTGACTGTTTCCACCCTCAGGTATAACGTCTATGCGTTTCAAACAAATTCACCTGATACCAGTGGCACACCAATAAGTGTGGCAATTTCATCTGGAGCCGCATCATTTGGAACCGTTGCCACAGCTAACGCCGGAAGCGGCGGATTTGTGGATTCAGGAGGCTGTCTAAAGAACGGTGGAAGTTGCGCTACTGGAGTTGGCGCAACTTGTACTGGAGCAACAGGGTGGTGTATGAGTGGCCTTACCGCTTCAGCGCCCTTAAATGTAACAATGACTTTAACTCATCCGTTATATGCGATATGGGTGGCAAACACGGTTTATTTTACAGGTCAGGTCGTGAGCTCAAGCCCATACAACGGTTTTTACTACATTGCGTCAGTTGGCGGCACAAGTGCGGCAACAGCTCCGGCGTGGCCAGTCGCCGCTGGTTCAACAGTTGTTGATAATACGGTTACGTGGATGACTGTATCAGCTACTTCCGCATCCGCTTCCGGCACGGTGGATGTGGAGGTCGATTATTCGGCCACAACTGGTTATAGTCTTGATGATGATGGCCTAAAGGCAATAAATGTGGATGTTCCCGCTACAATATACGCTCTGGAAAAAACCAAGCTAAATTTGTACGAGAGGGACACCTCCACTACTCCTATCTCTGTGTACTTCGTTAACGCTTCCGACAGTTTCTGGTTCTCGCCAGGGCCGCCGGCGATGTGGGGGCGATGA
- a CDS encoding secretin N-terminal domain-containing protein, protein MNDVNKMKSRSDRLKNAAVAIVMMMAAVVSTSGCATVEPKPEAAADGAAKAGPAGKAPPINLRDRMLLDETSSADGAEAPLPPDSSYTFISYDEEEIKSALARFGAKYKLNILPDRKVEGKITVSFRGLSFKKAMEAILDSYDYYWEEEGGLIRVREFKTKTFVIDYVWLNRGGKGTTTVQVTSGSGKSGSGGQSGDISITQESKTKFWDDLKDQIKGMLSEKAKVVINQLSGMIQVRDYSSNVKLVEDFINNLTSSALRQVEIEAKIYEVSLSDDFSLGINWNKIYIDGNLGYIRSANIVGNQFGTPTDTPLISPVGTSSKNPTIAITYARGDFDAILNAMKEQGEIRIVSQPKILTLNNQTALIKVGKEVPYFTTTITYDPNGNPNYSSTTNYTTIGTVLSITPQISADGWIMLDVSPVVTRLLEWYTSPNNTANAPSVEIKQSSALVRLKDGEMAVISGLIQEETNDTNRGVPLLGDIPGIGALFRGKYTNKAKKELVVFISPRIARN, encoded by the coding sequence ATGAACGATGTTAACAAAATGAAATCAAGAAGCGACAGATTGAAAAACGCCGCGGTGGCGATTGTGATGATGATGGCCGCCGTCGTGTCAACCTCCGGATGCGCCACCGTCGAGCCGAAACCGGAAGCGGCCGCCGATGGAGCGGCGAAGGCCGGGCCGGCCGGCAAGGCTCCGCCGATAAACCTGCGGGACAGGATGCTGCTGGACGAGACGAGCTCCGCCGATGGCGCGGAGGCCCCGCTTCCGCCAGATAGCTCCTATACTTTTATAAGTTATGATGAAGAGGAAATAAAAAGCGCCCTTGCGCGCTTTGGGGCAAAGTACAAATTGAATATTCTTCCTGATCGCAAGGTCGAAGGCAAAATAACTGTAAGCTTTAGAGGTTTGTCCTTTAAGAAAGCTATGGAGGCAATTCTTGATTCGTATGATTATTATTGGGAAGAAGAAGGTGGTCTGATTCGTGTACGTGAATTTAAGACTAAAACTTTTGTTATTGATTATGTTTGGTTGAATCGGGGAGGAAAAGGAACCACGACAGTTCAAGTAACATCAGGCAGCGGTAAGAGCGGTAGTGGTGGTCAATCAGGCGATATAAGTATTACCCAAGAATCCAAAACAAAATTCTGGGATGATCTTAAAGATCAAATCAAGGGTATGCTTTCCGAAAAGGCCAAGGTGGTTATAAACCAGCTTTCAGGCATGATTCAAGTGCGGGACTATAGCTCTAACGTTAAGCTGGTAGAAGATTTTATAAACAACCTAACTAGTTCAGCTTTACGTCAAGTAGAGATTGAGGCAAAGATATACGAAGTTAGCTTGAGCGACGATTTCTCTCTTGGCATAAACTGGAACAAGATATACATAGACGGTAATCTTGGATATATAAGATCGGCGAACATAGTTGGTAATCAATTCGGAACTCCGACTGACACGCCTCTTATAAGTCCTGTTGGCACATCGAGTAAGAATCCTACAATAGCCATAACTTATGCTCGAGGAGACTTTGACGCGATTTTAAATGCAATGAAAGAGCAAGGGGAAATTAGAATCGTTTCTCAACCAAAGATACTGACATTAAATAATCAGACAGCGCTAATAAAAGTAGGAAAAGAAGTGCCATATTTCACGACAACGATTACTTACGATCCGAATGGCAACCCTAATTATAGTTCAACAACAAACTACACAACCATAGGCACCGTGCTTTCGATCACTCCTCAGATATCGGCGGATGGATGGATCATGTTGGACGTATCACCAGTGGTGACAAGACTATTGGAGTGGTATACATCGCCAAACAATACAGCAAACGCCCCATCGGTGGAGATAAAGCAATCGTCGGCTTTGGTGCGGCTAAAGGACGGGGAGATGGCGGTGATAAGCGGCCTGATACAGGAAGAGACGAACGACACGAACAGGGGTGTGCCGCTTTTGGGGGACATACCGGGGATTGGCGCGCTGTTCCGCGGCAAATACACGAACAAGGCCAAAAAAGAGCTGGTGGTGTTCATATCGCCCAGGATAGCGAGGAATTAA